In one Carassius carassius chromosome 14, fCarCar2.1, whole genome shotgun sequence genomic region, the following are encoded:
- the LOC132156662 gene encoding uncharacterized protein LOC132156662 produces the protein MGILGKWQTVCQFDSLALITEFLVADVPSQDILLGFDFLSKYGVVVDFGKKECRIMGKMLPLIVPADIDTPRTVIVLEDTVIPPRSEAIIAGKVDNSFVACCEEVTSQEGAESPRMAGVPPKETWLQTSDSTVGRESEVAVPGARSEGPPVTPTSEASGVPGSSAASVGSQGQRERLAPTTQDQGGQGSSHTGHMKQSMTSQVPMTGEVQQGAMLSKDLRLGRARRAPVWSRDYDMF, from the exons ATGGGGATTTTGGGAAAATGGCAAACAGTCTGCCAGTTTGATTCATTGGCATTAATCACTGAGTTTTTGGTAGCTGATGTGCCATCCCAGGATATTCTTTTGGGTTTTGACTTTTTGAGTAAATATGGTGTCGTTGTGGATTTTGGTAAAAAGGAGTGTCGAATTATGGGTAAAATGCTTCCCCTGATTGTTCCGGCAGATATTGATACACCTCGGACCGTGATTGTCTTGGAAGATACTGTAATTCCCCCACGTAGTGAGGCAATCATTGCTGGAAAGGTGGACAATTCCTTCGTGGCCTGTTGTGAGG AGGTTACCAGCCAAGAGGGTGCAGAGAGCCCACGGATGGCTGGTGTCCCACCTAAGGAGACCTGGCTGCAGACTTCAGATTCTACGGTGGGTCGAGAGAGCGAGGTGGCAGTGCCAGGGGCCAGATCTGAGGGGCCTCCAGTCACACCTACAAGTGAAGCAAGTGGTGTGCCAGGAAGCAGTGCTGCCTCAGTGGGATCACAAGGGCAAAGGGAACGGCTGGCTCCAACCACACAGGACCAGGGTGGTCAAGGATCTTCACACACGGGGCATATGAAACAATCCATGACTAGCCAAGTTCCAATGACTGGGGAGGTCCAACAAGGTGCAATGTTATCCAAGGACTTGCGTCTAGGACGAGCAAGAAGGGCACCGGTGTGGTCCCGGGACTATGATATGTTTTGA